One Roseburia rectibacter DNA window includes the following coding sequences:
- a CDS encoding tyrosine-type recombinase/integrase, whose product MKEKAYYETINVKNEVKLRKLLEALPPFCKQFFIGIEATSSSRTKIAYAYDIGCFFDYLHTTNPICAKMNITEFPISILNEITPMDIEEYLSYLKYYEKDGTEHTNDEVGLKRKLSSLRSFYHYYYKNGLIEDDPTVKVDMPKIHEKNIIRLDVDEVAKLLDEVESGENLTAKQQQYHEKTKVRDLAMMTLLLGTGIRVSECVGLDMEDVDFKNNGIKIHRKGGAEVVVYFGDEVRKALMDYFVERQKVTAADGSINALFLSLQNKRMSVRTVENMVKKYSKLVTTLKHITPHKLRSTYGTSLYRETGDIYLVADVLGHKDVNTTRKHYAALDDERRRSAAKYVKLREV is encoded by the coding sequence ATGAAAGAAAAAGCATATTATGAAACAATAAATGTAAAGAATGAAGTAAAATTACGAAAACTATTAGAGGCATTACCCCCTTTTTGCAAACAATTTTTTATCGGCATCGAAGCAACCAGCTCCTCCAGGACAAAAATTGCATATGCTTACGATATCGGCTGTTTCTTTGATTACCTGCATACAACAAATCCGATCTGTGCCAAAATGAATATTACTGAGTTTCCCATATCTATTTTAAATGAGATTACACCAATGGATATTGAAGAATATCTCTCTTATCTGAAATATTACGAAAAAGACGGAACGGAACATACAAATGATGAGGTTGGACTAAAACGAAAACTTTCTTCTTTACGCTCCTTTTATCATTACTATTATAAAAATGGACTGATTGAAGATGATCCTACAGTTAAAGTAGACATGCCTAAAATACATGAAAAGAATATCATCCGTCTGGATGTTGATGAGGTTGCAAAACTTCTTGATGAAGTAGAATCCGGTGAAAATCTTACTGCAAAGCAGCAACAATATCACGAAAAAACAAAAGTACGGGATCTTGCAATGATGACACTTCTGCTTGGAACAGGTATCCGTGTTTCAGAATGTGTTGGTCTTGATATGGAAGATGTTGATTTTAAAAATAATGGTATTAAGATTCACCGCAAAGGTGGCGCAGAGGTTGTTGTATATTTCGGAGATGAGGTTCGCAAAGCACTTATGGATTACTTTGTGGAACGTCAGAAAGTTACTGCAGCTGACGGAAGTATTAATGCCCTCTTTTTATCGCTTCAGAATAAACGCATGAGTGTGCGAACTGTTGAAAATATGGTAAAAAAATACTCCAAACTGGTAACAACCTTAAAACATATTACACCGCATAAACTCCGCAGTACCTATGGTACGTCACTCTATCGGGAAACCGGTGATATTTATCTGGTTGCGGATGTTCTTGGCCATAAAGACGTCAATACTACCCGCAAACACTATGCTGCTCTTGATGATGAAAGGCGAAGAAGTGCTGCTAAGTATGTCAAGTTAAGGGAAGTTTAA
- a CDS encoding HlyD family efflux transporter periplasmic adaptor subunit, whose amino-acid sequence MSKFLNEHKKIVKYRKPFNINIGVIIFIIIFIYLVFNVFSYITTTHISVYEVEQGTMAENNVYRGLVLRDETIVTSQYTGSLNYYVRESSRVGYGDLICSVDESGSVSQKINDVSTDASNLDAEGLLEIENDISDYENSYQSQTFYNTYSFKENIDSALNEALSLEALNGLADYTSAGGGSSFHTVTTDTPGILAYYTDGFENTTTDNFSKEQFDEAAYQRNNLKQNTSVTTGDALYKLISNEEWQIIVPIADTLANELQDDNTLKLKFIKDGKTAYATYVITEKGGEKYLILTLRNSLVRYAKDRFLEIELLLTEQTGLKIPNSAITEKEFYTIPISYFMKGGDSDADGLLVSSTNKNGKTTTEFVSPTVYYTTDDYYYIDSENVTAGDILVKPDSNETYRVGSDTATLKGVYNVNKGYAVFKQIDILYQSKEYTIVKTGTSYGISLYDHIALDGAKINENDLLK is encoded by the coding sequence GTGAGTAAATTTTTGAATGAACATAAAAAAATAGTAAAATATCGCAAACCGTTCAACATAAATATTGGCGTAATCATTTTTATTATTATTTTCATATATCTGGTTTTTAATGTCTTTTCTTACATTACAACAACACACATTTCCGTTTATGAAGTGGAACAGGGAACCATGGCAGAAAATAATGTTTACCGTGGTCTGGTTCTTCGCGATGAAACAATTGTTACATCACAATATACCGGTTCGCTGAATTATTATGTACGGGAATCTTCGAGAGTCGGATACGGCGATCTGATCTGTTCCGTTGATGAAAGTGGAAGTGTTTCCCAAAAGATCAATGATGTCAGTACAGATGCTTCTAATCTGGATGCCGAGGGACTCTTAGAAATTGAAAATGATATTTCCGATTATGAAAATTCCTATCAGTCACAGACATTTTATAATACTTATTCATTTAAAGAAAATATTGATTCTGCACTGAATGAAGCATTAAGTCTGGAGGCTTTAAACGGATTGGCTGACTATACATCTGCCGGTGGTGGTTCTTCCTTTCATACAGTCACAACTGATACCCCCGGAATCCTTGCTTATTATACGGACGGATTTGAAAACACAACGACAGATAATTTTTCAAAAGAACAGTTTGATGAAGCTGCTTATCAGCGAAATAATTTAAAACAGAATACATCCGTTACCACCGGAGATGCTTTATATAAACTGATCAGTAACGAAGAATGGCAGATTATCGTTCCCATTGCAGATACGCTTGCAAATGAACTTCAGGATGATAATACTCTGAAACTTAAGTTTATAAAGGACGGAAAAACAGCATACGCTACCTATGTGATCACAGAAAAGGGTGGTGAAAAATATCTGATTTTAACACTTCGCAATTCTCTGGTACGTTATGCAAAGGATCGTTTTCTGGAAATTGAGCTGCTGCTTACCGAACAGACCGGACTTAAAATTCCAAATTCTGCTATTACCGAAAAAGAATTCTACACCATACCGATCAGCTACTTTATGAAAGGTGGAGATTCTGATGCCGATGGACTGCTTGTTTCGTCCACAAATAAAAATGGAAAAACAACGACTGAATTTGTTTCCCCAACCGTCTATTATACAACGGATGATTATTACTATATAGACAGTGAAAATGTCACTGCCGGAGACATTCTGGTAAAACCGGATTCAAATGAAACTTACCGGGTCGGATCAGACACTGCAACACTAAAAGGTGTCTATAATGTCAATAAAGGTTACGCTGTTTTCAAACAGATTGATATACTCTATCAGAGTAAAGAATATACCATCGTAAAAACAGGAACTTCCTATGGAATTTCTCTTTACGACCATATAGCCTTAGACGGAGCGAAGATCAATGAAAATGATTTGTTAAAATAA
- a CDS encoding YlmH family RNA-binding protein, translated as MNEQDLCKKRLLDLSRQADRKGIVLFSDFLNLNEMNIYHQCQSEFVTRTESYGGIPYAERQIIAFIPDALYYEWTYPIAVLKVEPAYPKFAEELGHRDLLGSIMTLGIDRAKIGDILMGDGCYYILCEENVAPYFMEQLTKVRHTLVHLSIADADEINFHQELIDKDGVITSNRLDAVIACVYRLSRSQSQELIHAERVFANGKIIQTPTYICKPDDIISVRGHGRFHFISISGETNKGRLKIKYQLYQS; from the coding sequence ATGAATGAGCAGGATCTTTGTAAAAAACGCCTGTTAGATCTTTCAAGACAGGCTGATCGGAAGGGAATCGTTTTATTCAGCGATTTCCTTAATTTAAATGAAATGAATATTTACCACCAGTGCCAATCAGAATTTGTAACAAGGACGGAAAGCTATGGCGGTATACCTTATGCAGAGCGTCAGATAATTGCTTTTATTCCTGATGCTCTTTATTATGAGTGGACATATCCGATTGCGGTATTAAAAGTAGAACCGGCATATCCAAAATTTGCAGAAGAATTAGGACACCGCGATCTGCTGGGATCTATCATGACACTCGGTATAGACCGCGCGAAGATTGGTGATATCCTTATGGGTGATGGCTGTTATTATATTTTATGTGAGGAAAATGTTGCCCCATATTTTATGGAACAGCTCACAAAGGTTCGCCACACACTTGTTCATTTAAGTATTGCAGATGCAGACGAAATCAATTTTCATCAGGAATTAATTGATAAAGACGGCGTTATCACCTCAAACAGACTTGACGCCGTCATTGCCTGTGTATACCGTTTATCCAGAAGCCAGTCCCAGGAATTGATTCACGCAGAACGTGTATTTGCAAATGGAAAAATCATTCAGACACCGACCTATATCTGCAAACCTGATGATATTATTTCTGTGCGTGGTCACGGACGGTTCCATTTTATTTCCATCTCAGGAGAAACTAATAAGGGTCGTCTGAAAATCAAATATCAGCTATACCAAAGTTAA
- a CDS encoding cell division protein SepF, whose protein sequence is MGVLDKFLNAMRLNPDDDDDFYNEDYDYDDDYTEDEPKQTFHREKKRDAVEKDYDSERSKDTSTKSTSKVTPIRPAKKQAGPGGMKVCVIKPTSVEDAREITETLLENRTVVLNVEGLDVEIAQRIIDFTSGSCFAISGNLQKISNYIFIITPASVDISGDFLSLMDSFETRGIQTDF, encoded by the coding sequence ATGGGAGTTCTTGATAAATTTTTAAATGCAATGCGTCTGAATCCGGATGATGATGACGATTTTTACAACGAAGACTATGATTATGATGACGATTATACAGAGGACGAGCCAAAACAGACATTTCATCGTGAAAAAAAACGTGATGCTGTAGAAAAAGATTATGATTCGGAACGTTCAAAAGACACTTCAACAAAATCCACCTCAAAGGTTACGCCGATCCGGCCAGCGAAAAAGCAAGCCGGTCCTGGCGGTATGAAAGTATGTGTGATCAAGCCTACTTCCGTGGAGGATGCAAGGGAGATTACAGAGACTTTACTGGAAAACCGTACTGTCGTGCTCAATGTAGAAGGTCTTGACGTTGAAATTGCACAGCGTATTATTGATTTTACATCCGGTTCATGTTTTGCGATCAGTGGTAATCTGCAGAAGATTTCAAATTATATCTTCATTATCACACCGGCATCCGTAGATATTTCCGGGGATTTTTTAAGTTTAATGGATTCATTTGAGACAAGGGGTATTCAGACTGATTTTTAA
- a CDS encoding YggS family pyridoxal phosphate-dependent enzyme: protein MLKENLANVEKNIEQACKNAGRNRNEVTLIAVSKTKPVEMLQEIYDENIRDFGENKVQELCSKMEQLPSDIRWHMIGHLQRNKVKYIVGKVELIHSVDTYRLAEEINIQAKKQNVIVPILVEVNIAHEESKFGISAEDAILLVEEISRLENIRIKGLMTIAPYVENPEDNRLYFRKIKQLSVDITNKNIDNVSMEILSMGMTGDYMVAIEEGATMVRVGTGIFGERNYKQE, encoded by the coding sequence ATGTTAAAAGAAAATCTTGCAAATGTAGAGAAAAATATTGAACAGGCTTGTAAAAATGCCGGTCGAAACCGTAATGAAGTAACCCTGATCGCAGTAAGCAAAACAAAGCCTGTCGAGATGTTACAGGAAATCTATGATGAAAATATCCGTGATTTTGGTGAAAATAAAGTCCAGGAGCTCTGCAGTAAAATGGAACAGCTTCCATCGGATATCCGCTGGCATATGATTGGGCATCTTCAGCGCAACAAGGTAAAATATATCGTCGGAAAAGTTGAACTGATTCATTCCGTAGATACATACCGCCTTGCAGAAGAGATTAATATTCAGGCAAAAAAACAGAATGTGATCGTCCCGATTCTTGTCGAAGTCAATATCGCGCATGAAGAGTCTAAATTTGGTATTTCCGCAGAAGATGCCATCCTTCTTGTGGAAGAGATTTCCAGGCTTGAAAACATTCGTATCAAAGGACTTATGACGATTGCACCTTATGTTGAGAACCCAGAGGATAATCGCCTATATTTCAGAAAAATAAAACAATTATCTGTTGACATAACAAATAAAAACATAGATAATGTATCTATGGAAATTCTGTCTATGGGAATGACAGGCGATTACATGGTTGCAATCGAAGAGGGTGCTACCATGGTGCGTGTTGGAACCGGAATTTTCGGTGAAAGAAATTATAAACAGGAGTGA
- the lspA gene encoding signal peptidase II, giving the protein MNQQSKTILKKAIIGILCSVILILLDQFTKHLAVKHLKDQMPVVLWKNVFELSYLENRGAAFGILQGKQWPLIIFTVIVLMIIIYLYLMRIPSEKHFGLLNVIAILFFGGAIGNFIDRVMQGYVVDFFYFRLIDFPVFNVADIYVTVAAILLILCLLFYKEEDFERILPAKKKK; this is encoded by the coding sequence ATGAATCAGCAATCCAAAACTATTTTAAAAAAAGCTATTATTGGTATTTTATGTTCAGTTATTCTGATATTGTTAGACCAGTTTACAAAACATCTTGCAGTAAAGCACCTGAAAGATCAGATGCCTGTTGTTTTATGGAAAAATGTTTTTGAACTCAGTTATTTAGAGAACCGTGGTGCAGCTTTTGGTATCCTTCAGGGAAAACAGTGGCCACTTATCATTTTCACAGTGATTGTTTTAATGATTATCATATATTTATATCTGATGCGTATTCCATCCGAAAAGCATTTCGGATTACTCAATGTAATCGCCATTCTGTTTTTTGGCGGTGCGATCGGTAACTTTATTGACCGGGTCATGCAGGGATATGTTGTTGATTTTTTCTATTTCAGGCTGATCGATTTCCCTGTATTCAACGTTGCAGATATATACGTGACTGTGGCTGCAATACTTTTAATATTATGTCTGTTATTTTATAAAGAAGAAGATTTTGAACGTATTCTTCCGGCAAAAAAGAAAAAATAA
- a CDS encoding DUF378 domain-containing protein — MNTNWLDYTLLTLVIIGAINWGLIGFFRFDLVAFLFGDMSWLTRIIYALVGIGGLYLISLFGRIRSVGES; from the coding sequence ATGAATACAAACTGGCTTGATTACACATTGCTTACATTGGTTATTATCGGTGCAATTAACTGGGGACTGATCGGTTTTTTCAGATTTGATCTGGTGGCATTTCTTTTCGGGGACATGTCATGGCTTACAAGAATAATTTATGCACTTGTGGGAATTGGTGGATTATATCTGATCAGTCTGTTCGGAAGAATCCGTTCTGTAGGTGAATCTTAA
- the lexA gene encoding transcriptional repressor LexA: MAYGKISSKQQEILEYIKQEILNKGYPPAVREICEAVHLKSTSSVHSHLETLEKNGYIRRDPTKPRAIEIIDDNFNLTRREVVNVPILGQVAAGQPLLAVENIENYFPIPTEFMPNAETFMLKVKGDSMINAGIFNGDKILVQKQSDAQNGDIVVALVDDSATVKTFYKESGHYRLQPENDTMDPIIVNECSILGKVFGIMRFLN, from the coding sequence ATGGCATATGGCAAAATCAGCAGTAAGCAGCAAGAAATATTAGAATATATCAAGCAGGAAATTTTAAACAAGGGTTATCCTCCTGCTGTTCGCGAGATCTGTGAAGCAGTTCATCTGAAGTCAACCTCTTCTGTTCATTCACACCTTGAGACACTTGAGAAGAATGGCTATATCCGAAGAGACCCTACAAAACCACGTGCAATCGAGATTATTGATGACAATTTTAATTTAACCAGACGTGAAGTTGTTAATGTTCCTATCCTCGGTCAGGTAGCTGCCGGTCAGCCGTTACTTGCTGTTGAAAATATCGAAAATTACTTTCCGATTCCTACTGAGTTTATGCCGAATGCAGAGACATTTATGCTAAAGGTAAAAGGTGACAGTATGATCAATGCAGGAATATTTAATGGTGATAAGATTCTTGTACAGAAACAGTCTGACGCACAGAATGGAGATATTGTTGTTGCTCTTGTAGATGATTCTGCAACAGTAAAGACTTTTTATAAAGAAAGTGGTCACTATCGCCTGCAGCCGGAAAATGACACCATGGATCCAATTATTGTAAACGAATGTTCGATCCTTGGAAAAGTATTCGGTATTATGCGATTTTTAAATTAA
- a CDS encoding cytidylate kinase-like family protein yields MSNKIYTIGREFGSGGKAVGEALADRLGIELYDKELLQQAAKDSGFCEEIFENHDEKPTSSFLYSLVMDTYSVGSYNSSPFLDMPLNHKVFLAQFETIKKIADRESCVIVGRCADYALADYTDCINIFIHADMEKRIKAVSKRLNITENKAKDLIQKKDKQRASYYNYYSSKRWGDSNSYHLTLDAGKLGIDGCVDMILKFREIMDAQK; encoded by the coding sequence ATGTCAAATAAGATATATACCATTGGACGTGAATTTGGAAGCGGAGGTAAAGCAGTCGGTGAGGCGCTTGCTGACAGACTTGGTATCGAATTATACGATAAAGAATTATTACAGCAGGCGGCAAAAGACAGTGGTTTTTGCGAAGAAATTTTTGAAAATCATGATGAAAAACCAACCAGCAGTTTTTTATATTCACTGGTTATGGATACATATTCCGTTGGAAGTTATAATTCTTCACCATTTTTGGATATGCCATTGAACCATAAAGTATTCCTTGCACAGTTTGAAACGATCAAAAAGATTGCAGATCGTGAATCCTGCGTCATTGTCGGCAGATGTGCGGATTATGCATTGGCAGATTATACAGACTGCATCAACATTTTTATTCATGCAGATATGGAGAAACGTATCAAAGCTGTCAGCAAACGTCTGAATATCACAGAGAACAAGGCGAAAGATCTGATCCAGAAAAAGGATAAACAGCGTGCCAGCTATTACAATTATTATTCCAGCAAACGCTGGGGCGATTCCAACAGCTATCATTTGACTCTTGATGCAGGAAAACTTGGTATTGATGGATGTGTCGATATGATTTTAAAATTCCGTGAAATTATGGATGCACAGAAATAA
- a CDS encoding lysophospholipid acyltransferase family protein: MLKFIYVILMNLFRAPYMIPKMRKEADHPEKYSEEERYELARHVIRLMKTTGGIKTKAYGLENLPSEGGYMMYPNHQGKYDALGIIYTHKNPCSIVMDRAKSNTILVREFVDLLQGKRLDKKDVRQALTIINEVSEDVKQGKRYILFPEGGYDFNNRNNVCDFKAGSFKIALKTKAPIIPVALIDSYKVFNSFNLGPVTTQVHYLKPILFDEYGSLKTHEIAELVQHRIQEKINSILLPEM; the protein is encoded by the coding sequence ATGTTAAAGTTTATTTATGTAATTCTTATGAATCTTTTCAGGGCACCATATATGATTCCAAAGATGCGAAAGGAAGCGGATCATCCTGAAAAATATTCAGAAGAAGAGCGATATGAGCTTGCGCGCCACGTGATCCGCCTTATGAAAACGACTGGTGGAATTAAAACAAAAGCATATGGATTGGAGAATCTCCCATCTGAGGGGGGTTATATGATGTATCCGAATCATCAGGGAAAATATGATGCACTTGGTATTATCTATACACATAAAAATCCGTGTTCCATTGTTATGGATCGCGCAAAGTCCAATACAATTCTTGTCCGGGAATTTGTTGATCTGCTGCAGGGAAAACGTCTTGATAAAAAAGATGTAAGACAGGCACTTACGATCATCAATGAAGTTTCAGAAGATGTCAAACAGGGCAAACGTTATATTCTTTTCCCGGAAGGGGGATATGATTTTAATAATCGTAATAATGTATGTGATTTTAAAGCAGGAAGTTTTAAAATTGCTTTAAAGACAAAAGCACCGATCATACCGGTTGCTCTGATCGATTCCTATAAGGTTTTTAACAGTTTTAATCTGGGACCTGTTACAACACAGGTACATTATCTGAAACCTATTTTATTTGACGAATACGGTTCTTTGAAAACACATGAGATTGCAGAACTGGTGCAGCACAGGATTCAAGAAAAAATCAACAGTATTCTGTTGCCGGAGATGTAA
- the dtd gene encoding D-aminoacyl-tRNA deacylase, which yields MRLIIQRVSTATCQVDDRITGTIQKGFMVLIGISDSDTKEIADKMIKKLIGLRIFEDSEGKTNLSLQDVAGSLLLISQFTLYANCRKGNRPSFIGAGKPDMAKELYNYIIDNCKKQVPIVEQGIFGADMKISLVNDGPFTIILDSDEIIG from the coding sequence ATGAGACTCATAATACAGCGTGTAAGCACAGCTACATGTCAGGTAGATGACCGGATAACAGGAACTATTCAGAAAGGTTTTATGGTGTTAATTGGTATATCTGATTCTGACACAAAAGAGATTGCAGATAAAATGATAAAAAAACTAATTGGACTTCGTATTTTTGAAGATTCTGAAGGAAAGACAAATTTATCATTGCAGGATGTTGCAGGAAGCCTGTTATTAATATCACAGTTTACTTTATATGCAAATTGCAGAAAAGGAAACAGACCGTCTTTTATAGGTGCTGGCAAACCAGATATGGCAAAGGAACTTTATAACTACATTATTGATAATTGTAAGAAACAGGTACCAATTGTAGAACAGGGAATTTTTGGGGCAGACATGAAAATTTCTCTTGTAAATGATGGACCTTTTACAATCATTCTTGATTCTGATGAAATCATTGGATAA
- a CDS encoding RluA family pseudouridine synthase: MKQETFEIEAEYEGERLDKYLSVIFEQSESTSNAPSRSFFQKLIKDGHVTVNDSQEKANYRLHMDDLVCVEIPDAVETPILPENIPLDILYEDDDLLVVNKPKGMVVHPSAGHYSGTLVNAIMFHCKDSLSGINGEIRPGIVHRIDMDTTGSLIVCKNDESHVKIAEQIKAHSVNRRYRGIVYGVVKDDEGTINAPIGRHPTNRKKMAINEKNGKPAITHYKVLERFSNYTYMEFKLETGRTHQIRVHMASIGHPLLGDTVYSSGRSPFKTQGQTLHAMTIGFIHPRTKEYMEISAPLPEYFLKILKSLH, from the coding sequence ATGAAACAGGAAACTTTCGAAATAGAGGCAGAATATGAAGGAGAACGCTTAGATAAATATCTAAGCGTTATTTTTGAGCAGTCTGAGAGTACTTCAAATGCACCTTCACGTTCTTTTTTTCAAAAATTAATCAAAGATGGACATGTAACAGTAAATGATTCCCAGGAAAAGGCAAATTATCGTCTGCATATGGATGATCTTGTATGTGTAGAAATTCCCGATGCTGTAGAAACACCGATCCTCCCGGAAAATATTCCTCTTGATATTTTATATGAAGATGATGATCTTCTCGTTGTCAATAAACCGAAAGGAATGGTTGTACATCCATCTGCCGGTCATTATTCAGGCACTTTGGTCAATGCGATCATGTTTCACTGCAAGGATAGTCTTTCCGGCATTAACGGTGAAATACGACCAGGGATCGTGCACCGGATCGATATGGACACAACCGGCTCTTTAATCGTATGTAAAAACGATGAAAGCCACGTTAAAATTGCAGAACAGATCAAAGCGCATAGTGTTAACCGCAGATACCGCGGTATTGTATATGGCGTTGTAAAGGACGATGAAGGAACCATCAATGCACCCATCGGCAGACATCCGACCAACCGAAAAAAGATGGCGATCAATGAAAAAAATGGAAAACCAGCGATTACGCATTATAAGGTACTGGAACGCTTTTCCAATTACACCTATATGGAATTTAAATTAGAGACGGGCAGAACACATCAGATCCGCGTTCATATGGCAAGTATCGGTCATCCGTTACTTGGCGATACTGTATATTCCAGCGGAAGAAGTCCATTTAAAACACAAGGACAGACACTACATGCCATGACGATTGGTTTTATTCACCCACGTACTAAGGAATATATGGAGATATCAGCACCACTTCCAGAATATTTTTTGAAAATATTGAAAAGTTTACATTAA
- a CDS encoding tRNA 2-thiocytidine biosynthesis TtcA family protein, with amino-acid sequence MKLQQLYSYTRKAIDEYQMIESGDRIAIGISGGKDSLTLLYALSGLRRFYPKKFDLLAVSVNLGYEDFDLTAVSDLCRELDVPYHIVNTEIAKIIFEERDEKPSCSLCAKMRKGALNQAIKELGCNKVAYAHHMDDVIETAFLSMIYEGRFYVFPPKTYMADSDLTIIRPLIYVSEAEVKGFRNKYHLPVVKNPCPMDGNTRREYVKQLIRQLNLDNPGVKTKLFHAILTGNIPGWSIINNEQN; translated from the coding sequence ATGAAATTACAGCAATTATACAGCTATACCAGAAAAGCAATTGATGAATATCAAATGATCGAATCCGGCGACAGAATTGCCATTGGTATTTCCGGAGGTAAAGATTCTCTCACACTTTTATATGCATTGAGTGGTTTGCGCCGATTTTATCCCAAAAAGTTTGACTTGTTAGCTGTGTCAGTAAATCTCGGTTATGAAGATTTCGACCTCACTGCCGTATCAGACCTATGTCGTGAACTTGATGTTCCATATCATATCGTTAACACAGAAATAGCTAAAATCATCTTCGAAGAACGTGATGAAAAGCCTTCCTGCTCCTTATGTGCGAAAATGCGCAAAGGAGCATTAAATCAGGCTATTAAGGAACTAGGCTGCAATAAAGTGGCATATGCACATCATATGGATGATGTGATCGAAACAGCATTTTTATCCATGATTTATGAAGGACGTTTTTATGTATTTCCTCCAAAAACTTATATGGCTGATTCTGATCTTACGATAATCCGTCCTCTGATCTATGTATCTGAAGCAGAGGTAAAAGGATTCCGAAATAAATATCATCTTCCAGTCGTAAAAAATCCCTGTCCAATGGATGGTAATACCAGACGTGAATATGTAAAACAGCTTATAAGACAGCTTAATTTGGACAATCCAGGTGTAAAAACCAAACTTTTTCATGCTATCTTAACCGGAAATATACCTGGATGGTCAATTATAAACAACGAACAAAATTAA
- the aroB gene encoding 3-dehydroquinate synthase — MSKSIPVTDGTNVIYTIELTNDFKDLCKKLSRLGIDSDRKLCIVTDSNVAPLYAEEVKKQLSTSFSNIFVHIFPAGEASKNTDTVGTLYQFLIENHFDRKDILLALGGGVVGDLTGFTAATYLRGIDFIQIPTTLLSQVDSSIGGKTGVDFMQYKNMVGAFYQPKLVYMNLSVLHSLPRKQIVSGMGEIIKHGLIKDAAYFEWLIAHEKDIWALDPQILEEMIYISCNIKRDVVERDPKEQGERALLNLGHTIGHSIEKLSDFTLYHGECVGLGIVAASYLSMQLGHISAEDFARIKNALSLFELPLQIDGFDAREVLLATKSDKKMVGNQVKFILLKEIGNAYIYRELSDEQILDGIRYVCHE, encoded by the coding sequence ATGTCAAAAAGCATACCGGTTACAGATGGAACAAATGTGATTTATACCATCGAATTAACAAATGATTTTAAGGATCTTTGTAAAAAACTGTCCCGGCTTGGAATAGATTCTGACCGAAAACTTTGTATTGTCACTGATTCTAACGTAGCTCCTCTATATGCAGAAGAAGTAAAAAAACAGCTGTCTACGTCATTTTCAAATATATTTGTACATATTTTTCCTGCTGGTGAGGCAAGCAAAAACACAGATACAGTCGGTACATTATATCAATTTCTGATAGAAAATCACTTTGACAGAAAAGATATTCTGTTAGCGCTTGGTGGTGGTGTAGTCGGTGATCTGACCGGTTTTACAGCAGCAACTTACTTACGAGGAATAGATTTTATCCAGATTCCAACCACATTGCTTTCGCAGGTGGATAGCAGTATTGGCGGTAAAACAGGTGTTGATTTTATGCAGTATAAAAATATGGTTGGAGCATTTTATCAGCCTAAACTGGTCTATATGAACCTTTCCGTACTGCATTCTCTTCCAAGGAAACAGATTGTTTCCGGAATGGGAGAGATTATCAAACACGGATTGATCAAAGATGCTGCCTATTTTGAATGGCTTATCGCACATGAAAAGGATATCTGGGCATTAGATCCGCAAATTTTAGAAGAAATGATCTATATAAGTTGTAATATTAAACGTGATGTAGTCGAACGTGATCCAAAAGAACAGGGAGAGCGTGCACTTCTTAATTTGGGACACACGATTGGTCATTCCATTGAAAAACTTTCTGATTTTACACTTTATCACGGAGAATGTGTAGGACTTGGTATTGTTGCTGCATCCTATTTATCCATGCAGCTTGGTCATATCTCTGCAGAAGACTTTGCCCGGATTAAAAATGCGTTATCACTCTTTGAACTGCCGTTGCAGATTGATGGATTTGATGCCAGAGAAGTCCTTTTGGCAACAAAATCTGATAAAAAAATGGTTGGAAACCAGGTTAAATTTATTCTGTTAAAAGAAATTGGAAACGCTTATATTTATCGGGAACTAAGCGATGAACAGATTCTTGACGGTATCCGTTATGTCTGTCATGAATAA